The Heliorestis convoluta genome includes the window AAGATGGCAGCGATTTTATGAAAGAAGAAGTGGCCTCTATGATTAAAGAAATCGTACCGAAAGAAAAAGTATATTTAATCTGGGAAAACCCGGACTGGAATATGGAAGCTGTTGGCTAAAACTAAGCTGTAAGGAAATACCTCCCTCAAAATACGGTAAAAAAGGCAAAAACAAGTTTACCGTTTGGCGAAGTCGAGATATAGTTACCGTGCAAGCAAGACATCGCCAAAACAACGAGGGAGAGATGCAGCATGAGTAACAGCACAAGCTTCAACAACGAGAGAACCTTCGGAGTAGAAATTGAATTTTTCGGAGTTCACTACAGCAAAGTTATCGAAGCCCTCACCAACAAAGGCATCAACGTAAGACACGAATCATACAACCATGTAACAAGACGACACTGGAAACTGGTATATGATTCAAGCGTAACAAGAAGAGACACAGGCAATCATGGTGGAGGCCACGAACTTGTATCACCCATCTTAAAAGGCCAAGAGGGATTGAAGGAACTGAGAATCGTAATGGAAGCCTTACAAGAAATCGGGGGGAAAGTAGACAAAACTTGCGGAATCCATGTACACCACGATGCAGGCGATATGAAACTCGAAAACTTCAAGAACATCTACACCATGTATTACAAATTTGAGAAATGGATTGATACCCTCTTACCACCAAGCAGACGAGGAAACGGCAATACATACTGCAAATCCATCGAAAAATACAAAATGGAGGCCATAATCAATGCCAATAGCATGAACGACTTGCAGATGATACTTAACAGCCGATACCTAAAATTGAACATTCAATCCTACTGGACACATGGAACGCTAGAGTTCAGACAACATGGCGGATCGTTAGAACCTGAAAAAGTAACCAACTGGATCATCTTTAGCCAATCCATTGTAGAAAGATCAAAAGGCACCAAGGTTCGCCTTAGCCATGATAGAGATAGCGTAGACTTGGACAAGCAAGAAAGAAGATTTCGCAGAATGATCTTTGGCGACTACAAAGCCGGATGCCTCGACAATGAATACGGACAAGCCTTCCAGTACCAAGTAGAGCGGAGACAACACTTTTTAAGCCGGGTCGCATAAAACCCGGCTTCTTCCCCCAATAAACAATCAAGGAGAAGGGTATAATGGCTGTAACAATGATGGAGAGGTTGTATTCATTGCTAAGAGTCACCTTAAATGACGGAACGGTTCTGATCGGTTCAACCTATGAAGAGGTCGTGAAAAATCTCTGGCATGATTCTTGGGATGCAGCAACGACCGTAGAAGAATACATGGAAAAAGTGCAAAAGCGAGTAGTAATCCAAACTGGCGACTCTATCACTTTTCATGACCATGAATCTTTTATTAAAGAGCTTGCAAGAGTAAAACTGGTTACCACAATTGAAACCGATGTAGCACACTAGCAAATCCTTCTGGCGATAGATAAGCTTGCAGGGCATCGTGAATAAGCGATGCCTCTTTTTTTTATCTAAAACAGTTTACAAATAAAGTAAAAGGAGATATAACAGACCTAACCTAAGTACAAGCAGAAGGAGATGTTACAGTTGTTTTATAAAAAGATGAAAAAACGAACGACCCATTTACCACTTTTGTATTTTGCCTACGGCTCCAATCTGCACAAAGAACAGATGCAAATACGATGTCCTGATAGCGTACCTCTTTGCAGAGCTACCGTTTATGACTACATCTTAACCTTTCGAGGCAATCGCAGAGGCGTTGGTGTAGCTGATATTATCCCAACGAACAAAAGCCAAGTGGAAGGGGCTTTATATCGGGTTTCCTTACGAGACTTACGAAACCTTGACCGATATGAAGGCTACCCTACTTTATATCGACGCTACCCCATTGAAGTGGAAACAGAAGATGGCATAAAAGAAGCCTTTGTCTATCGGATGAATGAAGAGTTTACTTTTGCTCCACCATATGAAAAATACTTTCATACCATAAGCGAAGGCTACGACCATTGGGGAATCAATGAAGAGGACTTATTAACAGCAAGACAAAAAGTAACCAACCTTATTCTTGGAAAAAAAGCAAACTAATCCACAAAGCGACAAAAAAGCTGTGGATAATGTGGACAATGTGAATAAATAAGAACGCTGCAGATTCAATTCTGTGGCGTTTTTTTATGTTATCCCCATAAAGGGTTTGCTCTATAAAACGGTGGCCACAGCTGGGCATAGGAAGGCCAACGTGGGGAAGGTACGTCGTACAGATGGAGGTGTTTTGAATCAATACAGAAGAAAGAAAAGAACGGATTCTCCGATTGGAAGAACGATGTCGACTGATTGGATCGGTTCAAGACCAATATGGCTTAGATAAAAAAATGCAAGACCAGTACATTGCTGATATGAAGGAGCTTTTTCGCTTACGACGAATTGAACGAGCCGAATCAGATGTACTGTCTTTTATCTATGAATACTTTTCTGACGACTTAAACCCTGAAAACGACCAAAACCTCATTCCTGCCGGAACATCTTATGAGCAAGCACCAAAATTTCACCAAGAACTTTGTAACCTTCTTCGTACCGTTTCTATTGATAACCCTACAGCAAGAATTGCATGGGCAGCACCAAGGGGCCACGCCAAATCTGCCTATCTATCGAACTGTTTTCCTATACACCAGATTGTATTCAACAAACGAAAGTACATCTTGATTATTTCAGAAACCGATTCCATGGCAAAGAAGTTCATCGAGTGGATATCGTTGCAACTTAAATTCAATCAAAAGCTACGAGCCGACTTTGGTGAGATTCTTTCGGAAAGAAAGTCGATGAACGAACGAGATAACCAAGAGGCTTTCCTAACGAGAAACGGTATTTTAGTTGAAGCAGCATCTATGGGCAAACAGCTTCGTGGTAAAAGAAACGGCTCTTACCGGCCCGACCTCGTTATCCTTGACGATCTAGAATCAGCAAAAAACACGAACACGCCAGAGCTGCGAGATAAAAACCTTCACTGGTTTAACTCCGTCATTATGCCGATTGGCGATCCAGCCAAGACAGCTTTTATCTACATGGGGACGATTGTTCATCCTAGAGGCTTGTTGCCGACGGTTTTACAGAGAGCAGATTTTGAATCTCGTATCTATTCAGCCATTGTTTCTTATCCTGAGAAAGAAGATTTGTGGGAGCAATTTGAAACGATCTGTCGTAATCCAGAGAAAGAAAATCGTCTGGAAGAAGCGATGAATTTTTATAAAACCAATCAAAGTGAAATGGATCAAGGCGTCGAGGTCTTATGGCCCGGACGCTTTTCTTATGCCCGTTTGATGACAGAAAAGATCAATATCGGCTCAAGAGCCTTTGGTTCAGAGTTTCTCAACAATCCAGTAGACGAAGAAAGCCAGATCTTTAAGCCCAGTATGTTTACCTTTTTCGATTATGGCGATCTAAAAAATGACCAAGGTAGACCTTTACCTCTTGATTACTTCGGAGCTTGGGATATAGCGATGGGTAAGTCCAACCGAAGTGACTACAATGCCATCGTTACCATCGCTAGAGATCGTAAAACAGGCATCTTATATGTCGTTGATAGCTGGGCCAAAAAGTGTCCTGCCCATGAAGCCCTAAACGTCTTGGTTGATAAAGTAAAAAAGTATCATCATAGAGTCTTTGCCATAGAAACAGTACAAGCTCAATTTGATTTTTTCCGTCAAGCAAGAGAACGACTGGCCAGTGAAGGTGTCTATACGACCAAGCTCAAAGCCGTAACGAGCCGAACGAAAAAAGAAGAACGGATTGAGTCCCTAGAACCTGTTATCGAGCAAGGCATCTTACGTTTTATGAGACACCAACGACTGCTTTTAGAAATGCTAGAGCAATTCCCCAACCACGACCACGATGATTTGCCTGATGCTTTGCAGATGGCGGTTGAACTTTGTGGCAACGGTCGACGAAGAACCTTCCATAAAAAACCCCTTGGCTTGTAAAAGAAAAGTGTAGTGATTCTAGGTAATCGAAGTTGGCTTAGGGAAGGAAGTGAGTTTTCTTTGTTTACGATAGGCAGCCATTATCCAGATCGTGCCCATAGAGAACGGATTAAACGATACAGGGAAAACAAAAAGCTCTTTTTAGGGCAGCATTATGAAATTTTTCAGCGAGTACAACATCGCTTATCGAGCCGACAAAGTGAGGTTCTTTATATCTCAACCAACTTGCCCGGTGTGATTTGCAAAAAATCAGCCGACTTTCTCTTTGGCGAAAGACCAACCTTTACAGCCGGAAAAAGCGATAACTCCAATGAACAAAAAGCCATAGAACGGTTCATCGACAATAACGATTTGCACATCACCAACTATGAAAGTGCCTTATCGAACGCGTACAGAGGCGATTCCTTCTACAAGATTCGTTACGGTCAAGAATACGAAGGAGCTGTAGATAAAACCTTAGATCCTTTTCGAGTAATTATTGAAAGCCAGAACCCAGAGTACGTTTTCCCAGAAACAGCACTAGGCGATACCAATAAGACGGTTGCTTATCATATTGCTTACCCTGTATTGGTCAAACACAGCGATAACGAAGAATGGATTCTAAACGTAGAAAGCCACTACCCAGGTCGGATTCAATACAGGAAGTATCGTATGAATCCAATCGTCGTGACCGTAGACAATGAAATCAACGAATGGCAGATTTACGCTGAAATCCTAGCAGAAAGAAAAGAAGTAGCAACAAGTGTACCTTTTCCCTTGATCGTTCATGTACCCAACTACGCCACCGACGATAGCTGGGAAGGTATCGACGATGTAAGCGAACACAAACCTCTATTTGATGAAATCAATCATCGACTCTCTCAAATTGCTTCCATCTTGGACAAACATGCCGACCCAGCCATGGCTGTTCCAGCAGGCACGTTGGGTGAAGATGAACGAGGCAATCCCATCTTTCGAGTCGGTATTGATAAAGTCTTTGAAGTGATGGGTAAAGATGAAGTGATTCCTCAATACATCACGTGGGATGGTCAACTGCAAGCTGCCTTTACAGAGCTAGAACATTTAATCAAGATGCTTTTAATCAATGCAGAAATACCGGAAATCGCTTTGGGTGTAGGTGATGCCGGAACCAGTGGTGCTTCTGGTTTGGCGATCAAATGGAGACTTAACTCAATCCTTGCAAAAATCAACAGGAAACGACAGTATTACGACAAAGCCTTAAAGCGAGTATTGTTGTTAGCTCAATTGCTAGAAAAAGCTCGCCAAGGAAAAGTAGACTACGAAGTTACCGTCCCAAAAGTGAAGTTCAAAGACGGTTTACCGGACGATGAACTAGAGCTTGCTAACATCATGTCGATTCGAACCAGTGGTAAGCCAACAATCTCTCAAAAAGCAGCTATGATGTGGTTAGATGATTTAACAGAAGAACAAGCCGAGGCTGAGTTGGCTCGTATGAAAACGGAAGAAGAATCAGCAGACCCTTCCATCTTTCAAGAAGCAGAAGAAGGTGAGGAATAATGCCCCACCTTCCAAGCCCCAACTATGAAAGAGATGTAAACCGACTTATAAGTTACTACAAAAAAGCCTTTCTTGTAGTAAGCCAGCAACTGCGAGTGATCCCTCAACTTCGTACCATCGAAAAAGCACAGGCCGAAGCTTTGTTAGGTCAAATTATGTTTACCCTTCGAGAACTCGATAACTCTACAAAGAATTGGTCAGATGACGTAATCAGAAAAACCTTCACAGAAGCCCAAGCAAGAACTGTACTTACACTTGGAGCTGCTTCCACCTTATCGGAGGCAGCTTCTTCTGTTTCTTTTTCGCTACTCGCCCGTGAACGAGTGGAAGCTCTTATCAACGATACTTACAGCGATCTTTTAATGGCTACGCAGAATACGGAAAGAAAAGTAAAAAGGCTTGTAAGGAACACCGTTGGCGAAGCAATGAGGATGAAAGCCATCGAGCAACTTGGTCGCAGAACCACGAAAAAAGCCATTGTTGCAGAGCTTACCCTGCAAGGTTTATCAAGGCAACTTCAAAGTGATGCTTGGGTAGGTATTGTAGACAAAGCAGGCCGACGATGGAAGTTGTCGACCTATGCAGAGATGGTGGTTCGAACGAAGTTGACACAAGCACATATTGAAGGCGTTCGTGTTGAAACATTGGAACGTGGTGTAGACCTTGCTGTTATATCATCCCATGGAGCAAAAGATGCTTGTAGCTCTTATGAAGGCATGATTATTTCACTCCATGGATTAACAAAAGGCTATCTTACTTATGAGGAAGTAAGGGCCACAGGCAAGATTTTTCATCCCAATTGCCAGCACCACGTAAGCCCTGTAAGAGATGTGAATTTACTGCCTTCTACTCTGCGAGACAAACATGAAGAGAAAAGAAAGCAGTTACAACAAAGGAGGAACTAACTTTGGCTGATACAGTACAAGAAACAAATCAAGAGCAGCAAACAAAACAAGAAACGCAAACGGTAACAAAAGACACTTTAATCCCCAAAGAACAGTTCGAAGAAATCCACAGCAAATATGAAGAAGCTCAAAAGCAACTGCAACAACTGCTTACAGAAAAAGAAAATGCCGATAAAAAAGCAAAAGAAGAACAAGGCAAATTCGAGGAGCTTTATAAAACGACGGCAACAGAATTAAACAAAGCCAAGGAAGGATATACAACTACGAACAATCGTGTACAACAGTTAGAGCAAGCAATCCAAGGCTTAATCGATACAAAGCTACAAGGCATTCCCGAAGATTACCATGACCTGATTCCAACCAACCTCACACCGGAAGCTCGCCTTAACTGGCTGACCAATGCCGAAAACAAAGGACTTTTCAAAACACAAAAAGATGAACCTCTGGGCCAACCGACGAACCCCGGCAAAACCGAAACAACAGACTTAAACTCGTTAAGCCCTATGCAACTCATACGAATGGGCTATGCACAAAAGTAGCGTGACCTTTCAATAAGGTGACGCTTTTTTATTTCCCTACAATAACAGCACGATTGAAGGAGGAACAACATGGCTTTAACTCTTACAGAAGCGTCAAAACTCTCGACAGACACATTGCAAAAAGGTGTCATTGAAACTTTCGCACGAAGTTCTGCTGTCTTAGAACTGCTCCCCTTTATGGAGATCGCAGGTAACTCCTATCGCTACAACCAAGAACATATCTTGCCTGGTATCGCTTTTCGGGGTGTCAACGAAGGGTATGTAGAATCTTGTGGTGTTGTCAATCAACTATCAGAAGGCTTGTATATCCTCGGTGGTGACGTAGATATTGATAAGTTTTTGATCCAGACTCGTGGCAACGTCAATGATATCCGAACTGTCCACACATCCATGAAAGCCAAAGCACTCGCCTTAGAATGGACACGTGCTTTCTTTAAGGGAGATATGGCTGCTGGACAGCAATTCGATGGTTTGCAAAAACGACTTACAGGCAATCAGGTTATTGACGGACTTGTTGAACCTATTACCACAACCATGCTCGATGAATTGATTGACACTGTAGAAGGCGAACCAGACGTTTTACTGATGTCCAAAGCGATGCGACGACAAGTGAAAGCCGTCTTGAAAAAATCGAAGCACTATATTGAAAGTGGAGAAGATTCTTTCGGTCGACCTGTAAACCTCTACGCCGGTATTCCGATTCGAACGATTGAAACAGATGGTGCTGGTCAAGAGATTTTAGGATTTAACGAAATTGGTAACACAGCTTCTATCTATGCTGTAAAGTTTGGATCAGAGCAGTACACATCGGGCTTACGAAATGGTGGGGTACAAGTTCGTGACCTTGGTGAGATTGACGAAAAACCAGTATTCCGAACTCGAATTGAGTTCTACTGTGGTATGGCTGTGTTCCATCCACGAGCAGCAGCTCGGCTATCAAATCTTCGTAGAATGACACCTGACGAAATGAAAGAAGAAAAGTAAAAATCAACAGTGGCAGGGAGAGCTTTCTCCTTGTCACTTTATTTTTTTAATTAAAGGAGGAATCGCCATGGCCTATCTGATTACTACCAAAAACAAACTTTATAACGGTGCAACCGAAGGTGTTCTCTTTAATCAAGCAAAGCCATCGTAGAAGATGAACGGATCAAAGATATTTTAGTTATCAACTACGGTTATGAAGCCACAGTGATTGTTGATAAAGGTGAAGAAAAGAAAACAAAAACACCTCAAAAGTGAGGTGAATCATTTTGACCTATGATGTAGTAGAGGCAGACCGTTATTTTACTGAACAAGTTCTTCATAACGAAGAATGGTTTGCTGTTACTCTAGAAATTCGCCAAAGAGCCTTACAAAATGCAGCCAATCAGCTTTACCGATCTTTTCGTCGTTATCACCGAGAACAACGACCTCTCCCCATCGAGGCCATCTACGAACAAGCCCTCTGGCTTCTACGAATGGACGAAACGATTCGCAAATCAGAACAAGGCGTAAAAACCGTCTCTGTTAGTGGCCTTAGCATTTCCATGGATAAAGCAAAAGCCATTTCTCCTGATGTCTTCGCTATCATAGGGCGAAAAGTAGGGAGGTATATCTAATGATTCCATTAAAACAAACGGTCAAAGTACGGCAAGCTGGACGATTGGATAGTTGGGGCATTGCAGAATTAGATCAAATTACATCATACTTCTGCCGAATTGACGAAGCCTTCAAAGTTGTAAAAGACAGTAACGGTAAAGAAGTGATTTCACAAGCTACCGTTTTAATCAAAGGTTTGGCTTCTATCAGTATGGACGATCAGATTGAATGGCGAGACGAACTTCACAGAAAGCACAGCAAAAGGCCCATTTCAATCTCAGTGATACGAGACTTTAGTGGCAAACCTCTCTTCACCAAGGTGTCTTTGTAATGGCTACTATGAACTTTAATGTAGAAATCAATAATCGGTTATTGAGAAGAATCACCAAAGAAACATTGCGAGCAGCCGAAGAAGCCGTCCATGATTGTGTCGACGATTTAATCCGAGTATCGTCAGAAACGGCTCCTCACGACAAAGGTATCTTAGAAAAGTCTCATGCCAAAGAAGTGAAAGTAAGACGTGGCCAAGTTGACGGTCGAGTTGATTACACCATCAAGGAAAGGTACTCACAAGGAAACTTTAACTACGCTCTATTCATCCATGAAGGAACCTACAATCTCGGTAAAAGGTCACGCCAAAAGCCTGGTGGCATTGGTATGAGTGGCAAGCATTACAGCGTAGGCAATAAATTTTTAACTCGGCCCTTAGAAGGAGAATCGAATGAGTACAGTCGTCATATTGGCAAGCAAATAAAAAGAGAACTTGAACGATAGAGAGGTGGCTCATTATGAAAGTCATCGACTTACTTCGTCTCACCGAAGAAAACATAAATTACCCTTTTTACCCTAACGCCTTTCCCACAGAAGGGGAAAACAACTGTGCTGTCCTTCGTTTAACAGGAGGTAGACAATATAAAAGCAAAGTACAACGGCCTGCCTTTCAGTTCATTATCCGAGCCGAACACCCAGCCTTAGCCGAAGAACGAGCATGGCAAATCTATAAAGTCTTTAATGAAAAGCGAAACTTCGACGTTGGTGAAAGCCACGTCATTTTTTGTGTAGCCCAAGAAGCTACGCCTTTATATATCGGAACGGACGAAAATGAACGATTTCTCTACAGCCTAAACTTTACGACTGTGACGGAGGTACGATAATGGGCAAAATTGCTGGCGTAGATGTCCTTTTGTATGTAGAGATTAACGAAGAAAAAATCGTATTGGGTGGTCAAAGTGGAGCTACCTTAAACCGAACAACCAACATCATTGATACCACGTCGAAGGACGCAGGAGGCTGGGTAGAAAACGTAGCTGGCGTAAACTCTTGGGGCTTAGATTGCGAAGGTTTTCTTGTAACCGATGACACAGCCTTGGGAGAAGTAGAGAGAGCTTGGACAGAACGAAAACCCTTAATCGTAGAAATTCGCTTGCCCGGTGGACGAATTTACGGTGGCAAATGCCTTATTTCTGATTTTCCAACGGAATTTCCACAGGACGATGCTGCTTCATATAGCCTCACCTTAACAGGAACAGGGCCGTTAGAGTCGAAAAAGGAGGTAGTCTAGGATGACCAACAAGCGTCGTGGCTTCATCGATATTGAACTGGACAGACCTCGACAATTACGTTATACCCTCAATGCTTTTGCTGAAATTGAAGAACGGCTGGGTGTTCCTTTAGCAGAACTGGGCAATATCAAGCTAGGCATGAAAACAGTACGGACGATTCTTTGGGCCGGATTGCTTCACGAAGATATTAGTATTACAGAAGAAGAAGTTGGCGATATGGTAGGCTTTGAAAAACTAGAATATGTACAGAGAAAAATTGCAGAAGCCTTTGAAGTAGCCACCGGAAAAAAGGAGTAGGGCGAGCCGATTGGGATGAATTAAAAAGAATCGCCTTCGGTTCGCTACGGTTAAATCCTCATACCTTCTGGAATCTTATCATGTCAGAATTGATGGAAATGTATCAGGCTTATGTAGAAGAAGAAAAACGGCAATGGGAAATGGAGTATGATCGCACAGCTTGGTTTGTCTCACACATAATGAACGCCTCTGGCAACTACAAAAGACCGATAACTCCCGATAAACTCTTAAATAAAGCAAAAGACTCAAATCCTAGAGTAACGATAGAGGAAAGACAAGCAACTCTCAAAGAATTACAAGCAAAGTTTCAAAAGACCGCTAACCAATAAATGAGGTTGGCGGTCTTTTTTATTTGATCCAAAAGGGGTGGTTTTTTGTCCTCTACCTTAGCCAGCTTACTTGTAAGAATTGGCGTGGATATGTCAGACTTTCAAAGTTCCATGGAGTCGATGGAAAAGAAATTGACCAAAGTAGGTAAGAAGTTAAATGATGTAGGCAAAGACCTTTCTATGAAAGTAACAGCACCCATCGTAGCTTTCGGAACGGTAACACTAAAAGCAGCAGGCGATTTTGAATCATCCATGAATCGAGTGAAAGCCCTATCAGGAGCTACAGGCGATGAATTTGCTTCTATGCGAGATTTAGCCAAAGAACTAGGTCGAACTACACAGTTTTCAGCTTCCCAAGCTGCCGATGCGATGGGCTTTTTAGCGATGGCAGGCTTTAAGGCCAACGAAATGATGGGGGCTTTGCCGGGGACGTTAAATCTTGCAGCAGCAGCCGGTATTGATTTGGCTACATCTGCTGATATCGCTTCCAACATTCTCACAGGGTACGGCAAAAGCGTAGAAGAACTGGCTCACGTCAACGATGTCTTGGTTAAAACAATGACTTCATCGAACGTAGATTTACGGATGCTTGGCGAATCAATGAAGTACGCAGCTCCTGTAGCAAGTGCCTTGGGTGTATCTTTTGAAGAAGCCTCTGCTGCAATCGGAATGATGGGCAACGCTGGTATTCAAGGTTCACAAGCAGGTACAGCTTTACGTGGTGGACTGGCTCGACTGGCAAAACCAACAAGAGAAGTAACTCGTGCTTTAGATCGTTTGGGCGTTCAAACTCACGACTCGACAGGCAAGATGAAACCTTTGGCTGAGATTATAGGCGATTTAGAAAACAAAGGAGCCACGGCTGCCGATATGCTGGCGATCTTCGGACTAGAAGCTGGCCCAGCTATGCAAGCTCTTTTAGAACAAGGCTCTGATTCCTTAAAGTCCTTTACATACGAACTTGAAAATGCAGGTGGAACAGCCGAAACGATAGCTGCTGCTCAAATGGAGGGCTTTAATGGATCATTAAAGGAATTGCAAAGTGCCTTAGAAGGCTTAATGCTGGCGATTGCTGATTCTGGTCTATTAGAGTGGTTTACGGAAATCACAAAAAAGGTAACAGCATGGCTTCAAAAGGTAAGTGAAACAAACCCAGAACTACTTCGCCTTGGAACCATCGTGGCCCTCGTTGCAGCAGCCATTGGCCCCTTATTAATCGTCTTTGGAAAAGTGATCGGTGCCGTAGGTGTTATCGCCGGAGCATTGCCTGTCATGGGTACAGCCTTGGCAGCCTTAACCGGGCCAATTGGAATCACCATTGCAGCCGTAACTGCTTTTATTGCCGTTGGATATAGCCTTTATAAAAACTGGGATGAAATCGTAGGCTTTTTAAGTCAACTCTACAACAATCTTAAAGACAAAGTTTCTGGTACGATGAACGAAATGGGTCAATCCATTTCCCAGCATTATCAAAAGGTAAAAACATCAACAGTAGAAAGTTGGGGCTATGTAAAAGGTTATCTTGCTATAACACTATCTGAAATGAGCAAAAGTGTAGCCCTTCATGGTGGCTCTATCTATAACAGCATGGCGAACAGCTTTCACAATGTTCACGCCGTAACAGCTTCTATCTGGCAGGGCGTAAAAAACACCATCTTTCGTCATATCGAAGAAGCCAAAGAGATTGTAAGAAGTGGTCTAAAAGCTATTCAAAGTTTCTTTAGCAACCTTACCTTAACCTTACCCCGACCGAAGCTACCTCGCTTTAGCCTATCAGGAAACTTTAGTCTTACACCTCCAAGTGTACCCAAAGTCGACGTGAGTTGGTACAAAAAAGGTGGACTCTTTAACGGCCCTAGTATCATCGGTGTCGGTGAAGCAGGGCCGGAAGCTGTTGTACCCTTGCAAGGTCATCGCATGAAACCTTTTGCAGCCGAGATTGCACAACAAATGGGCCACAGCCCTACAGGTGAAAAAGTAGATGCTGTAACCATCCAAGTAGCTCAGTTGATTGTTCGAGAAGAAGCTGATATCGAAAAGATTGCTAACCAGCTTTACCGTTTGCAACAGCGAGGACAGCGAGCCAAAGGAGTGTTTGCTTAAAGATGTTTTACTTTAACAATCAAGACAGCACCGACTTTTTAATTGAAAACAAAGTCCGACACAGCCTTTTGCCACAGCTAGAGAAAAGAACCTTAACTGTAGCAGGGCGACCGGGCTTTTATGACTTTGGATCTCGACTCGGAGGAAGAGAGATTCAAGTGGACGTAACGATAAAAGAAAGTTCATCGCTGATGTTACGGCAAAAGGCAAGAGATATTGCTTCATGGCTTTATCATCAAGAAGTAAAACCGCTTCTTTTCAGCGATGAACCGGATAAACACTACTTTGCCAGAGTGGATGGTAAAACTGATATTGACGAAATCGTAGGATTAGGTCAAGGAACAATCACTTTCCTTTGTCCTGACCCTTTTGCTTATGGAGCTATTAAGACCGTTCCACTTCATGCAGGGCCAATCACGAATGAAGGTAGTTACGATACCTACCCCGTTATCACTTTGCAATTTCAACAAGCTACATCACAACTAAGAATACGTTCTGGCGATAAGCAAGTTTTACTGGTTCATCCATTTCAACAAGGTCAAGAGCTTGTAGTTGACCATAATAGAGCTGTAGTGAAGTTGAATGATCTTAGAATTATGAACAGCTTATACCTTTCGAGCGAGTTCTTTCCTATATATAAGGGCGATAATTGGATCACTTTGGAGCCAGCGAATATTGCAACTGCAACTGTTCAATTCAGAGAGAAGTGGTTATAAGGGGGCCAACAATGAGCGAAAGCAGATTTGACGAAAGCCCTTTATTCGTGTTTGACCGAGAAGAAAAGTTTTGCTGCCTACTTTCCAACAGCAATCCCGAAGCTTGTCCTT containing:
- a CDS encoding phage tail tube protein yields the protein MGKIAGVDVLLYVEINEEKIVLGGQSGATLNRTTNIIDTTSKDAGGWVENVAGVNSWGLDCEGFLVTDDTALGEVERAWTERKPLIVEIRLPGGRIYGGKCLISDFPTEFPQDDAASYSLTLTGTGPLESKKEVV
- a CDS encoding phage tail tape measure protein — encoded protein: MSSTLASLLVRIGVDMSDFQSSMESMEKKLTKVGKKLNDVGKDLSMKVTAPIVAFGTVTLKAAGDFESSMNRVKALSGATGDEFASMRDLAKELGRTTQFSASQAADAMGFLAMAGFKANEMMGALPGTLNLAAAAGIDLATSADIASNILTGYGKSVEELAHVNDVLVKTMTSSNVDLRMLGESMKYAAPVASALGVSFEEASAAIGMMGNAGIQGSQAGTALRGGLARLAKPTREVTRALDRLGVQTHDSTGKMKPLAEIIGDLENKGATAADMLAIFGLEAGPAMQALLEQGSDSLKSFTYELENAGGTAETIAAAQMEGFNGSLKELQSALEGLMLAIADSGLLEWFTEITKKVTAWLQKVSETNPELLRLGTIVALVAAAIGPLLIVFGKVIGAVGVIAGALPVMGTALAALTGPIGITIAAVTAFIAVGYSLYKNWDEIVGFLSQLYNNLKDKVSGTMNEMGQSISQHYQKVKTSTVESWGYVKGYLAITLSEMSKSVALHGGSIYNSMANSFHNVHAVTASIWQGVKNTIFRHIEEAKEIVRSGLKAIQSFFSNLTLTLPRPKLPRFSLSGNFSLTPPSVPKVDVSWYKKGGLFNGPSIIGVGEAGPEAVVPLQGHRMKPFAAEIAQQMGHSPTGEKVDAVTIQVAQLIVREEADIEKIANQLYRLQQRGQRAKGVFA
- a CDS encoding minor capsid protein; amino-acid sequence: MKVIDLLRLTEENINYPFYPNAFPTEGENNCAVLRLTGGRQYKSKVQRPAFQFIIRAEHPALAEERAWQIYKVFNEKRNFDVGESHVIFCVAQEATPLYIGTDENERFLYSLNFTTVTEVR
- a CDS encoding distal tail protein Dit — encoded protein: MFYFNNQDSTDFLIENKVRHSLLPQLEKRTLTVAGRPGFYDFGSRLGGREIQVDVTIKESSSLMLRQKARDIASWLYHQEVKPLLFSDEPDKHYFARVDGKTDIDEIVGLGQGTITFLCPDPFAYGAIKTVPLHAGPITNEGSYDTYPVITLQFQQATSQLRIRSGDKQVLLVHPFQQGQELVVDHNRAVVKLNDLRIMNSLYLSSEFFPIYKGDNWITLEPANIATATVQFREKWL